One Calonectris borealis chromosome 15, bCalBor7.hap1.2, whole genome shotgun sequence DNA segment encodes these proteins:
- the TLX3 gene encoding T-cell leukemia homeobox protein 3: MDPPAGAQGQHQHEPISFGIDQILNSPEQESAPPPPPRGPDGATFLGGPGGRGGAPYPALPAPFPAIAAPFEDSGSYSVNLSLAPAGVIRVPAHRPIPGAVPPPISSAIPAMPAVPSLGSLNFPWMESSRRFVKDRFTAAAALTPFTVTRRIGHPYQNRTPPKRKKPRTSFSRVQICELEKRFHRQKYLASAERAALAKSLKMTDAQVKTWFQNRRTKWRRQTAEEREAERQQASRLMLQLQHDAFQKSLNESIQPDPLCLHNSSLFALQNLQPWEEESAKIPPVTSLV, from the exons atggatcCGCCGGCGGGCgcgcagggccagcaccagcacGAGCCCATCAGCTTCGGCATCGACCAGATCCTCAACAGCCCCGAGCAGGAGagcgctcccccgccgcccccccggggccccgACGGCGCGACCTTCctgggcggccccggcggccgcggcggcgcgcCCTACCCGGCCCTGCCGGCCCCCTTCCCGGCCATCGCCGCGCCCTTCGAGGACTCTGGATCTTACAGTGTCAACCTCAGCCTGGCCCCGGCCGGCGTGATCCGGGTGCCGGCGCACAGGCCCATCCCCGGGGCCGTGCCGCCGCCCATCTCCAGCGCCATCCCGGCCATGCCCGCCGTGCCCAGCCTGGGCAGCCTCAACTTCCCCTGGATGGAGAGCAGCAGGCGCTTCGTCAAGGACAGGTTCACAG cggcggcggcgctgacGCCCTTCACGGTGACACGGCGGATCGGGCATCCCTACCAGAACCGGACCCCGCCGAAGCGCAAGAAGCCGCGGACGTCCTTCTCCCGGGTGCAGATCTGCGAGCTGGAGAAGCGCTTCCACCGGCAGAAGTACCTGGCCTCGGCCGAGCGCGCTGCCCTCGCCAAGTCCCTCAAGATGACGGACGCCCAGGTGAAGACCTGGTTCCAGAACCGGCGCACCAAGTGGCG GCGGCAGACGGCGGAGGAGCGGGAGGCCGAGCGGCAGCAGGCGAGCCGGCtgatgctgcagctgcagcacgaCGCCTTCCAGAAGTCGCTGAACGAGTCGATCCAGCCCGACCCGCTGTGCCTGCACAACTCGTCGCTGTTCGCGCTGCAGAAcctgcagccctgggaggaggAGAGCGCCAAGATCCCCCCGGTCACCTCCCTCGTCTGA